A DNA window from Elusimicrobiota bacterium contains the following coding sequences:
- the rpsF gene encoding 30S ribosomal protein S6: MQIYETVLILKPVLADPEVAEFVEKTKLTITGEAGELVNHEIWGRRKLTHIIGKAREGIYVYLKYKGTPALLKKMAHNFGVSDTVLREMTVLVRDRKMREKKPKKIKPAVAPAAVQA; this comes from the coding sequence ATGCAGATTTACGAAACCGTTCTCATCCTGAAGCCGGTCCTCGCCGATCCGGAAGTCGCGGAGTTCGTCGAGAAGACCAAGCTGACCATCACCGGCGAAGCCGGGGAGCTGGTCAACCACGAGATCTGGGGCCGGCGGAAGCTGACCCACATCATCGGCAAGGCGCGCGAAGGCATCTATGTGTACCTGAAGTACAAGGGCACCCCCGCGCTCCTCAAGAAGATGGCTCACAATTTCGGCGTCTCCGACACCGTCCTTCGTGAAATGACCGTCTTGGTCCGCGATCGCAAGATGCGCGAGAAGAAGCCCAAGAAGATCAAGCCCGCCGTCGCTCCGGCCGCGGTCCAGGCGTAA
- a CDS encoding helix-turn-helix domain-containing protein, translated as MKKKRKTAKRGMSGPVPDVMDIKTLALYLSMGRSKIYGLIRQKRIPASRIGRQYRFSKDLVDAWLKERLIMPQETQIALFDKSGK; from the coding sequence ATGAAAAAGAAGAGAAAAACGGCGAAGCGCGGCATGAGCGGTCCCGTGCCCGACGTGATGGACATCAAGACCCTCGCGCTGTACTTGAGCATGGGCCGCTCCAAGATCTACGGGCTCATCCGGCAGAAGCGCATCCCCGCCTCCCGCATCGGCCGCCAGTACCGCTTTTCGAAGGATCTCGTGGACGCCTGGCTGAAGGAACGCCTGATCATGCCCCAGGAGACGCAGATCGCTTTGTTCGATAAATCCGGGAAATAA
- a CDS encoding 50S ribosomal protein L9, translated as MKVILRSTVDNLGRPGDVKDVKTGYARNYLLPRKLAELATESSLKYWEKGKEKRAALVAAEVKVAKELAEKLAGVNLSFSVPASEEGKLFGSIGKADLLKSLKAAGYEVPKNSINLETAIKTVGEHEVSLKLAPEVIAKVKVSVTARE; from the coding sequence ATGAAAGTCATCCTTCGCAGCACCGTCGACAACCTCGGCCGCCCCGGCGACGTCAAGGACGTCAAGACAGGCTACGCCCGCAACTACCTGCTCCCGCGCAAGCTCGCGGAGCTGGCCACCGAGTCCTCCCTCAAGTATTGGGAGAAGGGCAAGGAGAAGCGCGCGGCCCTCGTCGCCGCCGAGGTCAAGGTCGCCAAGGAGCTGGCGGAGAAGCTCGCCGGCGTCAACCTCTCCTTCTCGGTCCCGGCCTCCGAGGAAGGCAAGCTGTTCGGCTCGATCGGCAAGGCCGACCTGCTGAAGAGCCTCAAGGCCGCGGGCTACGAGGTTCCGAAGAACTCGATCAACCTCGAGACCGCGATCAAGACCGTCGGCGAGCACGAGGTGTCCCTCAAGCTCGCGCCCGAGGTCATCGCGAAGGTCAAGGTCAGCGTCACCGCGCGCGAATAG
- a CDS encoding 30S ribosomal protein S18, with amino-acid sequence MSAEPNAAPAPEAAPASTPSAPAAAGARRPSSSAPGGRRAPYPVRRKVCRFCAEKVRDIDFKQIQILRTFTTDTGKILSARITGNCASHQRQLTRCIKRARNLALLPYVSR; translated from the coding sequence ATGTCCGCCGAGCCCAACGCCGCCCCGGCCCCCGAGGCCGCTCCCGCTTCCACCCCGTCCGCCCCCGCCGCCGCGGGCGCGCGCCGTCCCAGCAGCAGCGCCCCTGGAGGGCGCCGCGCTCCGTATCCCGTCCGCCGCAAGGTCTGCCGCTTCTGCGCCGAGAAGGTCCGCGACATCGACTTCAAGCAGATCCAGATCCTGCGCACGTTCACGACCGACACGGGCAAGATCCTGTCGGCCCGGATCACGGGCAACTGCGCGTCGCACCAGCGCCAGCTCACCCGCTGCATCAAGCGCGCCCGCAACCTCGCGCTTCTGCCGTACGTTTCGCGCTAA
- the ssb gene encoding single-stranded DNA-binding protein: MAAESTQPEQQNTVLLTGRLTRDPELKYTANGTAMCRFSLAINRRYKDKTGEFKDDTTFVNCVIWREAGERVGKTVKKGAPVHVEGRLRSYDYQDKEGKKRSGIEVEARRVQILEKASAAGSSGAAEPETSAGAEIEEVPF, encoded by the coding sequence ATGGCCGCGGAGTCGACCCAGCCCGAACAGCAGAACACCGTTCTCCTGACGGGCCGGCTCACTCGCGATCCCGAGCTCAAATACACCGCCAACGGAACGGCGATGTGCCGTTTTTCGTTGGCCATCAACCGCCGGTACAAGGACAAGACCGGCGAGTTCAAGGACGACACGACTTTTGTGAACTGCGTGATCTGGCGCGAGGCGGGAGAGCGCGTCGGAAAGACCGTCAAGAAGGGAGCCCCGGTGCACGTCGAGGGCCGCCTTCGCAGCTACGACTATCAGGACAAGGAAGGCAAAAAGCGCTCCGGCATCGAAGTCGAGGCGCGACGCGTTCAGATTCTTGAGAAAGCCTCGGCGGCCGGTTCTTCCGGCGCCGCGGAGCCGGAGACGTCGGCCGGCGCAGAGATTGAGGAGGTACCGTTCTGA
- the dnaB gene encoding replicative DNA helicase encodes MAFKAPDPLREEPKAIEAEMAVLGSMLIERDAAERALDLLHETDFYLQHHKHIFRAIFSLIHANHVADAVTVSEELKRNLKLDSIGGGMYLAELINKVTTTGHLEHYAKLVKEKAILRDLIGAATIIITDCQTQFKETEKILDSAQASILKVSERQTLSGVIHAKEIVHEVVEIIEKAVHSKQAVTGVPTGLRAFDRMTTGFQKSDLILLAARPSMGKTAFAQNIVAHAVLEKNLPVLFFSLEMNRHAIMQRFIAAEAGINLKDIRTGYFKRDRWQDLTSAAARFADAPLYINDNPGMTVFTVRALARQLTSRLRQEKKELGMIVLDYLQLLRGGGGRQENRQQEVSDISRGLKQLARELNVPVIALSQLSRASEDKTRLDNKPKLSDLRESGSLEQDADLVTLIHREGYYKPNDPTLENKAQLIIAKQRQGPTGTVDVMFMRDITRFVDEAHGAEEPTEFQDTQTQF; translated from the coding sequence ATGGCCTTTAAGGCCCCAGATCCGCTAAGAGAAGAACCCAAGGCTATTGAAGCTGAGATGGCTGTGCTCGGCTCGATGCTCATCGAGCGTGACGCAGCCGAACGGGCTCTGGATCTCCTTCACGAAACGGATTTCTACCTTCAGCATCATAAGCACATTTTTCGCGCGATTTTTTCCCTCATCCATGCGAATCATGTTGCTGATGCCGTTACTGTTTCCGAAGAACTAAAGAGAAACCTCAAGTTAGATTCAATCGGCGGCGGTATGTACCTTGCTGAGTTGATTAACAAGGTTACGACAACTGGCCATCTGGAGCATTACGCCAAGTTGGTGAAGGAGAAGGCGATCCTGCGGGATCTCATTGGCGCTGCCACGATCATCATTACTGACTGTCAGACTCAGTTCAAGGAAACTGAGAAAATTCTCGATTCGGCGCAAGCCTCAATCCTTAAAGTTAGTGAGCGGCAGACCCTCAGCGGTGTCATCCATGCCAAGGAAATTGTTCATGAAGTGGTCGAAATCATTGAGAAGGCCGTTCATAGTAAGCAAGCTGTTACTGGCGTCCCGACGGGGCTAAGAGCGTTCGATAGGATGACGACCGGATTTCAAAAGTCCGATCTCATCTTGTTGGCGGCGCGTCCTTCGATGGGTAAGACTGCTTTTGCGCAAAATATCGTGGCACATGCCGTGCTAGAGAAAAATTTGCCAGTCTTGTTTTTCTCGCTCGAGATGAACCGTCATGCGATTATGCAACGATTCATTGCCGCTGAAGCTGGCATCAACCTTAAAGATATTCGTACAGGCTACTTTAAACGAGATCGTTGGCAGGATTTGACCAGTGCTGCTGCCCGTTTTGCGGATGCGCCTCTCTACATCAACGACAATCCTGGCATGACGGTTTTCACTGTCCGAGCGTTGGCGCGACAATTAACTTCTCGTCTGCGACAAGAAAAGAAGGAGCTTGGTATGATCGTTCTCGATTACCTTCAACTCTTGCGCGGAGGGGGCGGACGCCAAGAAAATCGTCAGCAAGAGGTATCAGACATCTCGCGGGGGTTGAAGCAGCTTGCGCGCGAGTTGAACGTTCCTGTTATCGCGTTGTCCCAGCTCTCGCGTGCATCTGAAGATAAAACCCGCCTCGACAACAAGCCGAAGCTTTCTGACCTTCGTGAGTCAGGCTCTCTGGAGCAAGATGCCGACCTTGTTACACTCATCCATCGTGAAGGCTATTACAAGCCTAACGATCCTACACTTGAGAACAAGGCTCAACTGATCATCGCCAAGCAACGGCAGGGTCCGACCGGAACGGTTGATGTGATGTTCATGCGCGATATCACGCGCTTCGTGGACGAAGCTCACGGGGCGGAAGAACCCACTGAGTTCCAGGATACACAGACACAGTTTTGA
- a CDS encoding 2-dehydropantoate 2-reductase: MSEPVLVVGPGAIGLSLTAGLRRAGVPVAVLGRDAAAERRLARSGFTVTAPDGSSERITGLAVARGLKAPASAAFFCVKSGDARKAAAAARRMIGPETPVIALQNGIGHEKVFRRAFGPRRTVIGVCYFAADRSEPGSLKLNGGEDILLARRPGNEKALEAARALLTSAGFRVHLKDSEEGMLWTKAAFNAAVNPLGAACAVESGRLESDPALRELALAALSEAAAAAAASGHALDYPDMAGKLMLSCRNAPRQRNSMLQDLAAGRRTEAGAILGPLLLAAKRRKVPAPTLEMLSAVISRLERRLAKR, from the coding sequence GTGAGCGAACCCGTCCTCGTGGTCGGCCCCGGCGCGATCGGGCTTTCCCTGACCGCCGGCCTGCGCCGGGCGGGCGTCCCGGTCGCCGTGCTCGGACGCGACGCCGCCGCCGAGCGCCGCCTGGCCCGCTCCGGCTTCACCGTGACCGCCCCGGACGGCTCCAGCGAGCGCATCACGGGCCTCGCCGTCGCCCGGGGCCTCAAGGCCCCCGCCTCCGCCGCCTTCTTCTGCGTCAAATCCGGTGACGCCCGGAAGGCCGCGGCCGCCGCGCGCCGCATGATCGGCCCGGAGACCCCCGTCATCGCCCTTCAAAACGGCATCGGCCACGAGAAGGTGTTCCGGCGCGCCTTCGGGCCGCGGCGCACCGTCATCGGCGTCTGCTATTTCGCCGCCGACCGCTCCGAGCCCGGGTCGCTCAAGCTCAACGGAGGCGAGGACATCCTCCTCGCCCGCCGCCCCGGCAACGAGAAGGCCCTCGAGGCCGCCCGGGCCCTGCTGACGAGCGCGGGCTTCCGCGTCCACCTCAAGGATTCCGAGGAAGGCATGCTGTGGACCAAGGCCGCCTTCAACGCCGCGGTCAACCCGCTCGGCGCCGCCTGCGCGGTGGAGAGCGGCCGCCTCGAGTCCGACCCCGCGCTGCGCGAGCTCGCGCTCGCCGCCCTGAGCGAGGCGGCGGCCGCCGCGGCCGCCTCCGGCCACGCGCTCGACTATCCCGACATGGCGGGCAAGCTCATGCTCTCCTGCCGCAACGCCCCGCGCCAGCGCAACTCGATGCTCCAGGACCTCGCCGCCGGCCGCCGCACCGAGGCCGGCGCCATCCTCGGCCCCCTGCTGCTCGCCGCCAAGCGCCGCAAGGTGCCCGCGCCGACCTTGGAGATGCTCTCGGCCGTGATCTCGCGCCTCGAGCGGAGGCTCGCCAAGCGATGA